From the genome of Medicago truncatula cultivar Jemalong A17 chromosome 2, MtrunA17r5.0-ANR, whole genome shotgun sequence:
ATCtacattcttttttctttcacaagCAAAATTTACCTCTTTGAAATTTTACTGGTTGGTTTTTAACTGAGGCTGGTATTTTAAatggttttatttttcaagaatgttattttcaattgtatcttttagtttttgtgtAGTCTCTCCATATctctttatttgtatttatttgataataatTATTGAGACGTTGCAAAAGATATATGTAACGTGTCGACATAGTTGAGATGTCGTTTCCATTGTATTTAATGATCCGATCAAAAGTTTTCACTTGAGGAatataacaacaatttttttgaaagttaattataattttaaaaattatcaaatatttgtatattgtttgcattagaaaaggaaaaaaaattgtcaaaagttctttctttccatttgattgaatgaaaagaataaatacaatgtatttgtttttttcttttgtgtggaACAAGTATTTatgttcctaaaaaaaaaaaacattatttatgtTATGAATTTAATATGTATGTATGAAGTGGTGTAAAACGTTTTCACACAAGCattcaaacaaatcattttgTATTGccatttttatatgattttttttaaacaaattctacaaaaatttatttagtttgatttgtttgagCGCATGTGTAAAAAAAGTACTACATCATCATCGGTGTATAACAATTAAACTCTTATGTTGATCAGATTTTTCTGTGTAATGGCAGGAAgtgattatataaataaattggatatttttctaattttttttttttttcatttcataaaaattttgtttaatatgTGAGGTCTAGCTCAAGTGACAATGTTGGTATTGTTAAACTGTACACGTTCATTCAGTTCGAACTTAAGATCTTAtagttgtgtgtgtgagttttaatgtaatatttatcatttagtctaaaaccaaaaaaatgtatttatattatgaatttaatttgtatgtatCAAAtgttgtaaaacttttttacacatgcattcaaACAAATCACTTTATTTTACCACTTTTATATGATTGTTCTTAAAAAATTTCCACAATGTCTATATTCCTTGATTTGTTTGAGTGGATGTGAAAAAAAGTTCTACATCACCATTGTATAACAATTAAACTCTTGTGTTAATCATATTTATCTTTGTGTAAAGGGAAGGAAGtgatcataaaaataatcagttATTTCCtaaagtttaatttttctttattcgataaaatttttctttgattcatAAAATCTAATTCAATTgacaatattaatattgttacaTTGGACACTTTCATTTAGTTCGAAGTCAAGACCTTATAATTGTGTGATAGTCTATACTCTTatagacaaaaataaattttttattttgacaaaattatgttttttttatgagatttgacaaaatgattttataaaaccTATTTTATGGTCAAATTATAACTTTTCTTCCTCCTGTTTTTCGTTCAATACTAAATGAGaactaaaatatttatattttttttgaaagaaactaaaatatttatatttaaaaaattaaaatatttcatggaatatatattgttttgataaattaaaaaaaaaaatcatcgtgaacttagctcagttggcatgAACAATGCATGAAATATGCAAGTtccagggttcaaaccccggccaccgcaaaagaaaaaaaaaattatacaatcattttataataacttttttaacaatttttctttaatactcccattatgttttaattttctatcttttttttctctattgttttttatcaataaaaataaagaaaaatgaaattgtcataaaaaattatctcaaatgATCGTTCATATATTACTGCTCACATAAAAATAGTCACTCTGAAAGTACCTAAACAAATTTCTCATGATAAGATCAAAGAAGATACTTGTTGAAGTTTCATACTTATCCATCAAAATAGGACCCACCcattcatcttaaaaaaagaCAAGACAACCTTAACCACTTTTGTTCACTCTGGGGGTAGGTGTTATGTAAATCTCTcatataaatatcaaaatgaatCAATGACCCtgcttccattttattttaaatcctTCGTATTCAATACCTAAGTAAACAAAGTTATTTTTCTTAGACCTCAAGATTTTGGTGTAGAATCacacgaagaagaagaaaatgttggGAATTTTCCACAAAGGTCTTGCTAATCCACCTGAAGAGCTGAATAGCCCTGCATCATACAAAGGCTTAAAGAAACCTAAGCTTCCTGAAGAAATTCTCAGAGAATTCATTTCTCATCATCCTGATAATACTTGTTCTATGAACTTTGGAAAAGCTGCTCTTGCTTATGTTAGACCTGATAAGCCTTTTTCTGTTCATCAAAGGTTATATATATTTACTATTATGCAACAATATGTCATTTATTTGAgtagacctttttttttttttttttttttactataagtAGTGAAGTAgtacttgatttttttaatttatgtcgCGGTTCTTTGATATTAGAAAGAATCGCGATTGTATGTGGTCTAATTATAGTTTATAAAGAGTGACATCTTTAATTCCTTTTATAAGGATGAATTCGGTCCAACATAAAAGCTTAACATGGTATTAGAGTCTGCTTTTGATCCAGAGACATGTGTATTATGTTACAGTTCAAATTACTGTTGCatactttttttattggaaaaattGATGTTGCTGACCAAATTGAAGGAGATTAGTACTCGGAAAAATTTGCTTGCGCCAATAACATGgttgttacaaaattataatatttttttaaatgttattaGTGCTAAGAGATGGTATTTTATTTGCAGGTTGTTCTGTGGGCTTGATGACATATACTGTTTGTTCTTGGGGAGTTTGAACAATTTATCCTTACTGAACAAGCAATATGGTTTGTCAAAGGGAACTGATGAAGCCATGTTTCTGATTGAAGCTTATAGGACACTCCGTGACCGTGGTCCATATCCACCAGATCAAGTTGTCAAGGAACTTGATGGCAGTTTTGCCTTTGTTGTCTATGACAGCACATTTGGAACTGTTTTTGCTGCACtggtatatatatttgttactcTGCCATGTTCTTTGTTAacaattcttcaaaatctcaatCAATCAatgatgtttgttttttatgcAGGGTTCTGATGGTGGATTGAAGTTGTATTGGGGTATTGCAGCTGATGGATCTGTTGTGATCTCTGATGATCTTAATGTTATACAAGAGGGTTGTGCTAAATCCTTTGCTCCTTTTCCAGCAGGTACCAAAATTTTAGCCATCATTCATACCCATTTATCTTGAATACAAAATCCTTCAAATTGGTAAAACTACTTTAAGAGCATGTGGCTGGTCCAAGTGGTATAAGAGACTCAAGGGGTTTAGATTGTCTGCGGACACAAATCTCACACATTCACATACTCGAAACATTGATATTTGTTGTATCAAGACCAGACGGTCTAGATTTCAATATCAGTATTTAGAGTTAAAAAAATTGGCTTGTTTTATGTTTGTCCGATCTTGATCCAACAATCATTGATGTGTTAACTACGTGAATGTGTGAATTTGCGGCTAAAGCAAATCCAAATCAGAGACTCGGACACTTCAAACAAGAGCAGAGAGAATAACaaagttgtctcaaaagttgtaccaaaagagttgttcaaataacactgcTCTTGTTGTTAAACAAAAGTAAATACTTGGCATCTATAACATGtttataaaaacattaatttttttttttaagaagcaaaaTTAGTCCACTTAAATTagcaccagagagaatcgaacctgagacctcgagGAAGAGCACACTTCCAAGTCCTAAGCCAATTACCACTAAGCCAACCCATGTgggtttataaaaaataaaataaaaaacattaatttttaatttaggcTAGTATtccaatttattttatgtttaaaatacCAATTAAAGCACAACCCTTCAATACATTCAAGGGGaagtaataaaaatagttttgataTTGATATGAGATAACATTGAATCATGAATGCAGGGTGTATGTTTCATAGTGAAGGAGGTTTAATGAGCTTTGAGCATCCGTTGAACAAGTTGAAGGCAATGCCAAGGATAGACAGTGAAGGAGTGATGTGTGGGGCCAACTTTAAGGTTGATAAGTTCTCAAGAGTCAACAGTATTCCTCGAGTTGGTAGTGAATCCAATTGGATGGAATGGGAGCAACATTAGATCAAGatgtaaatgtaaataaaaaactttatggttcatgtaaaataaaaatgtactaCTGTGCTTCATCAATGCTACTTTCCTAGCCAACCCTACCACCACCTACCTTGCCTTATCCTTTTGAATTTGTCCTGTTttggtttcttgtgtttgtgtAGTTTTTCTGTTTCCTTCTAAGCAACAAGGTAGTGAAGTGTTTTTAAGTACATATATAGTGTTGtgttagtattttcttttctctcGTTTTAGCTAcgaattttttaagtttttaggaGCAACTCTTTATCTAATCCAAGCGCCGGAAGTCACATATAACATTTTTAATAAGTTTGTCTTGATAGCGCAACATAGATTGCTTGCAGTGCAAACTAGGGTTTTTCTATGAATTTAGGGTTgagaaaataagtttaaaaaaaaaaattcattggaaTGATGTATTTGATACCTTATCTTTAGAAATTGACTTTTTTACTTAGAGTTCGTCACTATTTTTTAAAGCATTTGGGAACATGgtccttataattttttaaaaaaaaataattcaaaatggaatatattaacagCGGCGATGAAAACTCCTCAGTACAAGGTGTATCAGAGGATCCATACCGAAAAACAAAAGTCAAACAATGTAATTACAATAATAAGGTCAGTCGATACCCAAACAAAGTAAAGGGTTTGACAACCATCTCTGATATGCGCCTCTCACTGTATAACCATCATGAGTGTCCGGATTCCACTATCACCTGTCAGAAACATTAGACTGCACAACAACTGTGTCAAGTAAAATCATACACCTTACCATCTCTTCTTCCCATGCCCACTGTCTTCTCCTTGTAATTAAAGTTGAATAACAACAATTTAATGAGTTGACAACAAAATTGATTGAAAAcgtatttttctttataactacaaaatattataaatttaagcttaagtgcagttttgccccccccccccccccccccccccaatttAATGTTTTTCGGAATTTTggcccccctattttaaaaatctgaattttaccctccaatttaatatttttcaggAGTTGGCTGATGTGGCttaaataatactaaaaaaatatccacctatttaaattatttatattaaatattcttaattaaaaaaaagaaaaaaattaataaataaaaaatgtaacttaaaataataataataatcatcattttCCTTATAACAATCCAAAACCTACGCTACCAAAAAAAGTTGAtctcactaccaaaaaaatccaaaaccacTAATGAACCGTCGTTCCCTTTCTCCTTCTCTTCATGCGATGCCCTAACCGTCGCCGTTCCTAACCATCATCGTTCCCGCTTCGTCATCACCGTTCCACTTTGTCAGCGTTGTCACTTTTCTCAATCTTCGTCGTTCTCACTCTTTCCGTCGCCGCCGTTTAAAACTGAAAATGGTGAATCACGAAGTAATGATTCTTGGTTCAAGTTCAATGACGAAATTGAGGTATGTCTTTCTCATATTTGTTGCTGTTCTGTTGACCATATGGAATTATTCAGCATATGGGTTCATGTTTATTCTGCTATTCTGTTGTTGTAGTATTTTTGTTACTGCtctgttgttgtagtt
Proteins encoded in this window:
- the LOC25487368 gene encoding stem-specific protein TSJT1 — its product is MLGIFHKGLANPPEELNSPASYKGLKKPKLPEEILREFISHHPDNTCSMNFGKAALAYVRPDKPFSVHQRLFCGLDDIYCLFLGSLNNLSLLNKQYGLSKGTDEAMFLIEAYRTLRDRGPYPPDQVVKELDGSFAFVVYDSTFGTVFAALGSDGGLKLYWGIAADGSVVISDDLNVIQEGCAKSFAPFPAGCMFHSEGGLMSFEHPLNKLKAMPRIDSEGVMCGANFKVDKFSRVNSIPRVGSESNWMEWEQH